One Halalkalicoccus sp. NIPERK01 genomic region harbors:
- a CDS encoding cupin domain-containing protein: MERVPLAETTEAVEDVFLAQLAAGEEMSVQHFEFEPGAAVPSHDHHHEQTGFVYEGELTFLLEDGEETVSAGESYVLAGGEVHGAENRGEEVVRGVDVFSPPRPNPDWAE; encoded by the coding sequence ATGGAGCGCGTTCCACTGGCGGAGACGACCGAAGCGGTCGAGGACGTTTTCCTCGCACAACTGGCCGCGGGCGAGGAGATGAGCGTCCAGCACTTCGAGTTCGAACCCGGCGCGGCGGTGCCGAGCCACGACCACCACCACGAGCAGACGGGGTTCGTCTACGAGGGGGAGTTGACCTTCCTGTTGGAGGACGGCGAGGAGACGGTGAGCGCCGGCGAGTCGTACGTGCTCGCGGGCGGGGAGGTCCACGGCGCGGAGAACCGCGGCGAGGAGGTGGTTCGGGGCGTCGATGTCTTCAGTCCGCCGCGGCCCAACCCCGACTGGGCCGAGTGA
- a CDS encoding DUF5817 domain-containing protein, with translation MYAVVGCSACSALWILEGRQETARCPGCGRTHRYAKLKKFVETDDPDHAREVRASMLASRSGHADAFAAVDSFSDLDSQVERPVVDDDELLDGVGVDADEAAAASATETGSRSRKEIVLAAVEQRENPSEEDVVTYATARGVPESYVERALERLVRAGELTESGGRYRRL, from the coding sequence ATGTACGCCGTCGTCGGCTGTTCGGCCTGTAGCGCCCTCTGGATCCTCGAGGGTCGCCAGGAGACCGCCCGGTGTCCGGGCTGTGGCAGGACCCACCGGTACGCGAAACTGAAGAAGTTCGTCGAGACGGACGACCCGGACCACGCACGGGAGGTCCGTGCCTCGATGCTCGCCAGTCGCAGCGGCCACGCCGACGCCTTCGCGGCGGTCGACTCCTTTTCGGACCTCGACTCGCAGGTCGAACGACCCGTCGTCGACGACGACGAACTGCTCGACGGCGTCGGGGTCGATGCCGACGAGGCGGCCGCGGCGAGCGCTACCGAGACCGGCTCGCGAAGTCGTAAGGAGATCGTCCTCGCGGCGGTCGAGCAACGCGAGAACCCGTCCGAGGAGGACGTCGTCACCTACGCCACCGCCCGGGGCGTTCCCGAGAGCTACGTCGAGCGCGCGCTCGAAAGACTGGTTCGAGCGGGCGAACTCACCGAATCGGGCGGCCGCTATCGGCGCCTCTAG
- the gvpN gene encoding gas vesicle protein GvpN: MNKEERQLDRFVREHGEDGATFAPTSVEEAIGGSFVETDEIESIQEKVRRWLDVPRPVHVVGPTGCGKTALALSVAAARDRPVVWINGDELIDTGSLVGERSGKAQYKERDNFVSGVMKKKSIVRDRWVDNPLSVAVQNGATLVYNEFSRTKPAAHNVLLSVFEEGVLDRPGQRGEDRIVEVDPEFRAIFTSNSTEYAGVHRPQDALLDRLIGVHLDYYDRETEVAIVSTRVDDLDDEAIEEVVDIVRELRDRLDLHVGTRAAVMIAEGLVAFGEDALVEVCVDVLGSKAESLEEVESMREEIEDAV, encoded by the coding sequence ATGAACAAGGAGGAACGCCAACTCGATCGGTTCGTACGGGAGCATGGGGAGGACGGGGCGACGTTCGCGCCGACGAGCGTCGAGGAGGCGATCGGGGGGTCGTTCGTCGAGACCGACGAGATCGAGTCGATACAGGAGAAGGTACGCCGGTGGCTCGACGTCCCCCGACCGGTCCACGTCGTCGGCCCGACCGGCTGTGGGAAGACGGCGCTGGCGCTGTCGGTCGCGGCCGCCCGCGACCGGCCGGTCGTCTGGATCAACGGCGACGAACTGATCGACACCGGGTCGCTGGTCGGCGAGCGCTCGGGAAAGGCCCAGTACAAGGAACGCGACAACTTCGTCTCGGGCGTCATGAAGAAGAAGTCGATCGTCCGGGACCGCTGGGTCGACAACCCGCTGTCGGTCGCCGTCCAGAACGGCGCGACGCTCGTCTACAACGAGTTCTCCAGAACCAAGCCCGCCGCCCACAACGTCCTGCTCTCGGTGTTCGAGGAGGGCGTCCTCGACCGACCGGGCCAGCGCGGCGAGGACCGCATCGTCGAGGTCGACCCGGAGTTCCGGGCGATCTTCACCTCGAACTCGACGGAGTACGCCGGGGTACATCGCCCGCAGGACGCGCTGCTCGATCGGCTGATCGGCGTCCACCTCGACTACTACGACCGCGAGACCGAGGTCGCGATCGTCTCGACGCGCGTGGACGACCTCGACGACGAGGCCATCGAGGAGGTCGTCGACATCGTGCGCGAACTCCGGGACCGACTCGACCTCCACGTCGGCACGCGCGCGGCGGTCATGATCGCGGAGGGACTGGTCGCCTTCGGCGAGGACGCGCTGGTGGAGGTCTGCGTCGACGTCCTCGGGTCGAAGGCCGAATCGCTCGAGGAGGTCGAGTCGATGCGCGAGGAGATCGAGGACGCCGTCTGA